In Acuticoccus sp. I52.16.1, a single genomic region encodes these proteins:
- a CDS encoding branched-chain amino acid ABC transporter permease yields the protein MELLAYATFFGTVALSYALITLGLNVQWGLTGLFNVGVAAFVAVGAYTSAILTSPATVGRIGGFALPLPVGWLAAAAAAALLANLVAWLTIRLRADYLAITTFGVAVAVQLAVLNLTGLTGGPFGITFIPRPFAAWAGDPARFGLANFALVAATVLIVYLLLETLAKSPWGRVLRAVREDETAAEALGKSPRRLRIEAFTVGGAVMGLAGAVQAHFVGFIAPENFLPTLTFQVWAMLIVGGSGNNRGAILGAVLVWAIWAASGALIGAVVPAAMQARAASLQIVCIGVALCAILLTRPGGLLGETPVRRRRKPTSPT from the coding sequence GTGGAGCTTCTCGCCTACGCCACCTTCTTCGGCACCGTCGCGCTGTCCTACGCGCTGATCACACTCGGCCTCAACGTGCAGTGGGGGCTGACGGGGCTCTTCAATGTCGGCGTCGCCGCATTCGTGGCGGTGGGCGCCTACACCTCGGCGATCCTCACCTCGCCGGCGACCGTGGGTCGCATCGGCGGCTTCGCTCTGCCGCTGCCGGTCGGCTGGCTCGCGGCCGCGGCGGCGGCGGCCCTGCTCGCCAACCTCGTCGCCTGGCTCACCATCCGCCTGCGGGCCGACTATCTCGCCATCACCACCTTCGGCGTCGCGGTCGCGGTGCAGCTCGCCGTCCTCAATCTCACCGGGCTCACCGGGGGCCCGTTCGGCATCACCTTCATTCCCCGGCCGTTCGCGGCCTGGGCCGGCGACCCGGCCCGCTTCGGACTCGCCAATTTCGCGCTCGTCGCCGCCACGGTGCTCATCGTCTACCTCCTCCTGGAGACCTTGGCGAAAAGCCCGTGGGGCCGCGTCCTCAGAGCGGTGCGCGAGGACGAGACCGCGGCCGAGGCGCTCGGCAAGAGCCCGCGGCGGCTGAGGATCGAGGCATTTACCGTGGGCGGGGCGGTGATGGGCCTCGCCGGCGCGGTACAGGCGCACTTCGTCGGCTTCATCGCGCCGGAGAACTTCCTGCCGACGCTGACCTTCCAGGTCTGGGCGATGCTCATCGTCGGCGGCAGCGGCAACAATCGCGGCGCGATCCTCGGCGCGGTGCTGGTGTGGGCGATCTGGGCGGCGTCCGGCGCGCTCATCGGCGCCGTCGTGCCGGCGGCGATGCAGGCGCGGGCCGCCTCGCTGCAAATCGTCTGCATCGGCGTCGCGCTGTGCGCCATCCTCCTGACGCGTCCCGGCGGCCTCCTGGGCGAGACGCCCGTCCGCCGGCGCCGCAAACCGACGAGCCCCACATGA
- a CDS encoding branched-chain amino acid ABC transporter permease: MSPQVFVDGLVSGSMIGLGAIGLTLVYSILRFPNFAHGELVTAGAYIALTLAGLIGAAVGVSAPIGPFSFGWTVILAALLAMGGTALLALALDRVLFARLRRHGAAVIIVVMASFGASLALRAAIEFAWTSSPAYFTRELQIAMRLAGGVRVTPDQLAALGLTAVLVVAVHLLVAHTAAGRAMRAVRENPSLAALAGIDVARTIRLVWVLGAALACAAGVTMGLLVQIRPTMGFDLLLPLFAAAILGGVGSLPGAVVGGLVVGIGEAMTVALLGAEWRAGAAFMLLVAILMLRPSGIFGQKGG; encoded by the coding sequence ATGAGCCCGCAGGTCTTCGTCGACGGGCTGGTCTCGGGGTCGATGATCGGCCTCGGGGCCATCGGGCTGACGCTGGTCTACTCGATCCTGCGCTTTCCCAACTTCGCGCACGGCGAACTGGTGACGGCCGGCGCCTACATCGCGCTGACGCTGGCGGGGCTGATCGGCGCGGCGGTGGGCGTATCGGCTCCCATCGGGCCGTTCTCGTTCGGGTGGACGGTGATTCTGGCGGCGCTGCTGGCGATGGGAGGGACGGCACTGCTGGCGCTCGCGCTCGACCGGGTGCTGTTCGCCCGGCTGCGGCGGCACGGCGCGGCGGTGATCATCGTCGTCATGGCCTCGTTCGGCGCCTCGCTGGCGCTGCGCGCGGCGATCGAGTTCGCCTGGACCTCCAGCCCCGCCTACTTCACCCGCGAGTTGCAGATCGCGATGCGCCTCGCCGGCGGGGTGCGCGTCACGCCCGACCAGCTCGCCGCGCTCGGGCTGACGGCGGTCCTCGTCGTGGCGGTGCACCTCCTGGTGGCGCATACCGCGGCGGGGCGGGCGATGCGCGCGGTGCGCGAGAACCCGTCGCTGGCGGCGCTCGCCGGGATCGACGTCGCCCGCACGATCCGCCTCGTCTGGGTGCTGGGCGCGGCGCTGGCGTGCGCGGCGGGCGTCACCATGGGCCTCCTCGTGCAGATCCGGCCCACCATGGGCTTCGACCTGCTGCTGCCGCTGTTCGCGGCGGCGATCCTCGGCGGCGTCGGCAGCCTGCCGGGCGCAGTCGTCGGCGGCCTCGTGGTCGGCATCGGCGAGGCGATGACGGTGGCGCTCCTGGGCGCGGAATGGCGCGCCGGCGCGGCCTTCATGCTCCTGGTCGCCATCCTCATGCTGCGCCCCTCGGGCATCTTCGGCCAGAAAGGGGGCTGA
- a CDS encoding ATP-binding cassette domain-containing protein, translated as MSRPLRLTGLVAGYERDLPIVRGVDLAVAAGAFVGIFGPNGAGKSTLVKAVAGAAATFAGEAWLGDTRLTGHPAHEVLAAGLAFVPQTENIFATLSIAENLKIAAQILPRAVRAERIEAMNAMFPDLAARPHRAAGSLSGGQRQMLAVARALIVAPAAIILDEPSAGLSPKLTQDVFATLREINAAGTTVVLVEQNVRAALGVVSRGVVLVDGKVRLDAPAADLAARDDLGALFLGTAAA; from the coding sequence TTGAGCCGGCCGCTGCGCCTGACGGGGCTGGTCGCCGGCTACGAGCGCGACCTGCCGATCGTCCGGGGCGTCGATCTCGCCGTCGCGGCGGGTGCGTTCGTCGGCATCTTCGGCCCCAACGGCGCCGGCAAGTCGACCCTCGTCAAGGCCGTCGCGGGGGCCGCCGCGACCTTCGCCGGCGAGGCGTGGCTCGGCGACACACGGCTCACCGGACACCCGGCGCACGAGGTGCTGGCGGCCGGCCTCGCCTTCGTGCCGCAGACCGAGAACATCTTCGCCACGCTCTCCATCGCCGAGAACCTCAAGATCGCCGCGCAGATCCTGCCGCGCGCGGTCCGCGCCGAGCGGATCGAGGCGATGAACGCCATGTTCCCCGACCTCGCGGCGAGACCGCACCGCGCCGCGGGCAGCCTCTCGGGCGGGCAGCGGCAGATGCTCGCCGTCGCCCGCGCGCTCATCGTCGCCCCCGCCGCCATCATCCTCGACGAGCCGTCCGCGGGCCTCTCTCCGAAGCTGACGCAGGACGTCTTCGCCACGCTGCGAGAGATCAACGCCGCCGGCACCACCGTCGTCCTCGTCGAGCAGAACGTGCGGGCGGCGCTGGGCGTGGTGTCGCGCGGGGTCGTCCTGGTCGACGGAAAAGTGCGGCTCGACGCGCCGGCGGCCGACCTCGCGGCGCGGGACGACCTCGGCGCCCTCTTCCTCGGGACGGCGGCGGCATGA
- a CDS encoding ABC transporter ATP-binding protein, with protein MVTMPAPPPAASPPILAADRLAKRFAGLVAVDGMSLAVAPGEMVGLVGPNGAGKTTLFNLLAGSLRPDGGTVSIAGADVTREGPARRLSRGLGRTFQIPRPFPAMSVMDNMLVGAQGQAGERLGAGLFAPLATRRQERAARQKAAALLDFASLAHLAGEPARVLSGGQRKLLELARLMMADPALLLLDEPAAGVNPALMDLIAARIAQINAGGVSVLLIEHNIELVRAMCPRVVVMAAGRLLAAGPAEAVLTRPDVVAAYLGEAV; from the coding sequence ATGGTGACGATGCCCGCACCGCCGCCCGCCGCATCACCGCCGATCCTGGCGGCCGACCGCCTCGCCAAGCGCTTTGCCGGGCTCGTCGCGGTCGACGGGATGAGCCTCGCGGTGGCGCCGGGCGAGATGGTCGGCCTCGTCGGCCCCAACGGCGCGGGCAAGACGACGCTGTTCAATCTGCTCGCCGGAAGTCTGAGGCCGGACGGCGGCACCGTGTCGATCGCCGGCGCCGACGTGACGCGCGAGGGTCCCGCCCGGCGCCTGTCGCGCGGGCTCGGCCGCACCTTCCAGATCCCGCGCCCCTTCCCGGCGATGAGCGTGATGGACAACATGCTCGTCGGCGCCCAGGGGCAGGCGGGCGAGCGGCTCGGGGCCGGCCTCTTCGCGCCGCTGGCCACCCGCCGGCAGGAGCGCGCCGCACGCCAGAAAGCCGCGGCCCTCCTCGACTTCGCGTCGCTGGCGCATCTGGCGGGCGAGCCGGCGCGCGTCCTCTCCGGCGGTCAGCGCAAGCTCTTGGAGCTGGCGCGGCTGATGATGGCCGACCCGGCGCTCCTCCTGCTCGACGAGCCGGCCGCGGGCGTGAATCCGGCGTTGATGGACCTCATCGCGGCACGGATCGCGCAGATCAATGCCGGCGGCGTCAGCGTCCTCCTCATCGAGCACAACATCGAGCTGGTGCGGGCGATGTGCCCCCGCGTCGTGGTGATGGCGGCGGGGCGGCTCCTCGCCGCGGGGCCGGCCGAAGCGGTGCTGACGCGGCCCGACGTCGTCGCCGCCTATCTGGGGGAGGCGGTTTGA
- a CDS encoding GntR family transcriptional regulator, protein MKTVARDHPIDLSRGAAPPAAGLDSLAPVARPTVQDIVHGELRRLLIQGAIDPGQTLKIRDLAERLSVSTMPVREAFARLVSEGALEALPNRTVRVPPLTRARLDDLERARALIEGELLACALPALAADDAALTELERLTRAYDDLAPPAVDASAETADLNHAFHFAIYRAAGSVVLLPIVESLWLQSGPVIRRAAALFPRAERAGATEHHRAIIRAVRAGDAAAARAALSADIGRAFALVRASLAEDER, encoded by the coding sequence ATGAAGACCGTCGCGCGCGACCATCCGATCGACCTGTCCCGCGGCGCCGCCCCGCCCGCCGCCGGGCTCGACAGTCTCGCGCCCGTCGCCCGTCCCACGGTGCAGGACATCGTCCACGGCGAATTGCGCCGGCTCCTCATCCAGGGCGCCATCGACCCCGGCCAGACCCTGAAGATCCGCGACCTCGCCGAGCGGCTGTCGGTGTCCACCATGCCGGTGCGCGAGGCGTTCGCGCGGCTGGTCTCCGAAGGAGCGCTGGAGGCGCTGCCCAACCGCACGGTGCGCGTCCCCCCGCTCACCCGCGCCCGGCTCGACGACCTGGAGCGCGCCCGTGCGCTGATCGAGGGGGAGCTGCTGGCCTGCGCCCTCCCCGCGCTGGCGGCCGACGATGCCGCCCTCACCGAGCTGGAGCGCCTGACCCGGGCCTACGACGATCTCGCCCCGCCGGCGGTCGACGCCTCGGCCGAGACCGCCGACCTCAACCACGCCTTCCACTTCGCGATCTATCGCGCGGCGGGGTCGGTGGTGCTGCTGCCGATCGTCGAGAGCCTTTGGCTCCAGTCCGGCCCGGTGATCCGCCGCGCCGCCGCGCTCTTCCCGCGGGCCGAGCGCGCGGGCGCGACCGAGCATCACCGGGCGATCATCCGTGCGGTGCGCGCGGGCGACGCGGCAGCCGCCCGCGCCGCCCTCTCGGCCGACATCGGCCGCGCCTTCGCGCTGGTGCGCGCTTCGCTGGCGGAGGACGAGCGATGA
- a CDS encoding TIGR04076 family protein: MSDDTFELYDLKVEVVAPEGATLYCGATPGDHFELRGEMLYLPPGQGISIYSLAAVLPLLAAKQRPTDANDWMTSDADVACPDPHCPSRLRITRTGKRTFSHVATTAVPLPGATPGAKD; the protein is encoded by the coding sequence ATGAGCGACGACACGTTCGAGCTCTACGACCTCAAGGTCGAGGTGGTGGCCCCGGAGGGCGCCACGCTCTACTGCGGCGCCACGCCGGGCGACCACTTCGAGCTGCGCGGCGAGATGCTGTACCTGCCCCCCGGCCAGGGCATCTCGATCTACTCGCTGGCCGCGGTGCTGCCGCTGCTGGCGGCCAAGCAGCGCCCGACCGACGCGAACGACTGGATGACCAGCGACGCGGACGTCGCCTGTCCCGACCCCCACTGCCCGTCCCGCCTTCGCATCACCCGGACGGGCAAACGCACCTTCAGCCACGTCGCGACGACCGCCGTGCCGCTGCCCGGTGCCACCCCCGGTGCCAAGGATTGA
- a CDS encoding aldo/keto reductase codes for MERFSLAPDATISRVIRGGWQLAGGHGIIDAARALEDLIATADAGITTFDCADIYTGVEEIMGAFRHAYADRRGTEAARAIRIHTKCVPDLIRLHDLTRADVEAMIDAALTRLKTERIDLVQFHWWDYAAPRWLEAAIWLADLQRAGKIHLLGGTNFDTEHMLAMIEAGVPIATMQLQYSLLDRRPHAQMVPAARDHGVHLLCYGTVAGGFLSDRWLGVPEPQGPLENRSLTKYKLIIDDTGGWDAFQALLADVREVADATGTDIATVASRAVLEWDRVAGVIVGARNADHLAHNLKVGSLELTARQRAALDSAAEETTHLHGDVYTLERDREGRHGAIMKYNLNAAPA; via the coding sequence ATGGAACGCTTCTCCCTCGCCCCGGACGCCACGATCAGCCGCGTGATCCGCGGCGGCTGGCAGCTCGCCGGCGGCCACGGCATCATCGACGCCGCGCGCGCCCTCGAAGACCTGATCGCCACCGCCGACGCCGGCATCACCACCTTCGACTGCGCCGACATCTACACCGGCGTCGAGGAGATCATGGGCGCCTTCCGCCACGCCTACGCCGACCGGCGCGGCACCGAGGCGGCGCGCGCGATCCGCATCCACACCAAGTGTGTGCCGGACCTCATCCGCCTGCACGACCTGACGCGCGCCGACGTCGAGGCGATGATCGACGCGGCGCTGACCCGGCTCAAGACCGAGCGGATCGACCTCGTGCAGTTCCACTGGTGGGACTACGCCGCACCCCGCTGGCTGGAGGCCGCGATCTGGCTCGCCGACCTGCAACGCGCCGGCAAGATCCACCTCCTCGGCGGCACCAACTTCGACACCGAGCACATGCTGGCGATGATCGAGGCGGGCGTGCCGATCGCGACGATGCAGCTCCAATATTCCCTGCTCGACCGCCGGCCGCACGCGCAGATGGTGCCCGCGGCACGGGATCACGGCGTGCACCTCCTGTGCTACGGAACCGTCGCGGGCGGGTTCCTGTCGGACCGCTGGCTGGGCGTTCCTGAGCCGCAGGGGCCGCTCGAGAACCGTTCGCTCACCAAGTACAAGCTCATCATCGACGATACCGGCGGCTGGGACGCCTTCCAGGCGCTGCTGGCCGACGTGCGCGAGGTGGCCGACGCCACCGGCACGGACATCGCCACCGTCGCCAGCCGAGCCGTGCTGGAGTGGGACCGGGTCGCCGGCGTCATCGTCGGCGCGCGCAACGCGGACCATCTGGCGCACAACCTGAAAGTCGGCTCGCTGGAGCTGACCGCCCGCCAGCGTGCCGCGCTCGACAGCGCGGCCGAGGAGACGACCCACCTTCACGGTGACGTCTACACCCTGGAGCGCGACCGCGAGGGGCGGCACGGCGCGATCATGAAATACAACCTCAACGCGGCCCCGGCATGA
- a CDS encoding DUF4440 domain-containing protein, with translation MSLAARAAAEVVAIHEAFADLLTGRTGADALPAIMARMTDDFTRVAPDGAVQDRAAVAAMLAGAAGTLPQTFTITCTIEEARDLRPAVALVRYREDQASPAGATARRSTAVFVAGADGPLWAALQETWIGAADRGATRREE, from the coding sequence ATGAGCCTCGCCGCCCGCGCCGCCGCCGAGGTCGTCGCAATTCACGAGGCCTTCGCGGACCTCCTCACTGGGCGGACCGGTGCGGACGCGCTTCCGGCCATCATGGCGCGGATGACGGACGACTTCACCCGCGTCGCCCCGGACGGTGCGGTGCAGGACCGCGCCGCCGTCGCGGCGATGCTGGCGGGCGCGGCCGGGACGTTGCCGCAGACCTTCACCATCACCTGCACCATCGAGGAGGCGCGCGACCTTCGGCCCGCCGTCGCCCTGGTGCGCTACCGCGAGGACCAGGCGAGCCCCGCCGGCGCGACCGCGCGCCGTTCGACGGCGGTGTTCGTCGCGGGTGCGGACGGGCCGCTGTGGGCCGCATTGCAAGAGACCTGGATCGGCGCCGCCGATCGTGGAGCGACAAGGAGAGAAGAATGA
- a CDS encoding ABC transporter substrate-binding protein, which translates to MTVKRMAQALALSAAGTTLLALSAIGTARAAACEIEIGMVMELTGPAGQYGQAGAKSVEMAFRDLNEAGGVLGCDLVADTRDSQSQGTVAVDQANQLVNVKKVPVVIGGIISSVSLPILTSVTAPAGVVQVSPASSSPTLTAMGREGKTGGFFFRTITSDALQGTAAAKYAMDQGLTKLAIINVNNDFGVNMVKEFSAAYEALGGTITSTTPYNERQASYQSEVTAALEGDPEALYLVSYPVDGATIARAWISQGGPQKFLLNDGMNSTDFIEAVGAKYLAGAYGTSSGTTETASTKYFYDNYGAMSGGIDPSAPAADRSYDAGAIVGLAIAKAGEAKAAAIRDAIPAIVDPAGEPIYAGPEEFKKALELIESGRPIKYEGVIGPVEFDRYGDISGPFRLWKIEDGAVTTVGQMTAEEVAAIKAEIAR; encoded by the coding sequence ATGACCGTCAAGAGAATGGCCCAGGCGCTGGCCCTCAGCGCCGCGGGCACGACCCTTCTCGCGCTCAGCGCGATCGGCACGGCGCGGGCCGCCGCGTGCGAGATCGAGATCGGCATGGTGATGGAGCTGACCGGCCCCGCCGGGCAGTATGGCCAGGCCGGCGCCAAGTCGGTCGAGATGGCCTTCCGCGATCTCAACGAGGCCGGCGGCGTCCTGGGCTGCGACCTCGTCGCCGACACGCGCGACAGTCAGAGCCAGGGCACCGTCGCGGTGGATCAGGCCAACCAACTCGTCAACGTCAAGAAGGTGCCGGTCGTCATCGGCGGGATCATCTCGTCAGTGTCGCTGCCGATCCTGACCTCGGTGACGGCGCCGGCGGGCGTGGTGCAGGTCTCCCCGGCCTCCTCCTCGCCGACGCTGACGGCGATGGGCCGCGAGGGCAAGACCGGCGGGTTCTTCTTCCGCACCATCACCTCGGATGCGCTCCAGGGCACCGCGGCGGCGAAGTACGCGATGGATCAGGGGCTGACCAAGCTCGCGATCATCAACGTCAACAACGACTTCGGCGTGAACATGGTGAAGGAGTTCTCGGCCGCCTACGAGGCGCTCGGCGGGACGATCACCTCGACGACGCCCTACAACGAGCGCCAGGCGAGCTACCAGTCCGAGGTCACCGCCGCACTCGAGGGCGATCCGGAGGCGCTCTACCTCGTCTCCTATCCGGTCGACGGCGCCACGATCGCGCGCGCCTGGATCAGCCAGGGCGGCCCGCAGAAGTTCCTCCTCAACGACGGCATGAACTCGACCGACTTCATCGAGGCGGTCGGCGCCAAGTATCTGGCGGGCGCCTACGGCACCTCGTCGGGCACGACCGAGACCGCGTCGACGAAGTATTTCTACGACAACTACGGCGCCATGTCGGGCGGGATCGACCCGTCGGCGCCGGCGGCGGACCGCTCCTACGACGCGGGCGCCATCGTCGGCCTCGCCATCGCCAAGGCGGGCGAGGCGAAGGCGGCGGCGATCCGCGACGCGATCCCGGCGATCGTCGACCCCGCGGGCGAGCCGATCTACGCCGGCCCCGAGGAGTTCAAGAAGGCGCTGGAGCTGATCGAGAGCGGCCGGCCGATCAAGTACGAGGGCGTCATCGGCCCGGTCGAGTTCGACCGGTACGGCGATATTTCCGGCCCCTTCCGCCTGTGGAAGATCGAGGACGGCGCGGTGACGACCGTCGGCCAGATGACGGCCGAAGAGGTCGCCGCGATCAAGGCCGAGATCGCCCGCTGA
- a CDS encoding mandelate racemase/muconate lactonizing enzyme family protein, with the protein MRITEIRETTASIASPIANAYIDFSKMTCSVVAVVTDVVRDGVPVVGYGFNSNGRYGQGPLMRDRFIPRLMEADPATLVDEANDNLDPFAIWDTMMRNEKPGGHGERSVAVGTIDMAVWDAVAKIAGVPLWRLLADRYRGGRADDRVWVYAAGGYYYPGKDHTQLKAEMQGYLDRGYDVVKMKIGAVPLADDIARIEAVLEVVGDGRRLAVDANGRFDLPTALAYAEALEPYGLFWYEEAGDPLDYDLQAKLAGVYSGPLATGENLFSHQDARNLLLYGGMRPDRDVLQFDCALSYGLVEYLRTLAVMEDLGWSPRRVVPHGGHQMSLNIAAGLGLGGNESYPDVFQPFGGFADGIAVEGSQVGLPQIPGVGFEAKSKLIAVMRELA; encoded by the coding sequence ATGCGCATCACCGAGATCCGCGAGACGACGGCGTCGATCGCCTCTCCGATCGCCAACGCCTACATCGACTTCTCCAAGATGACCTGCTCCGTGGTGGCGGTCGTCACCGACGTCGTGCGGGACGGCGTGCCGGTCGTCGGCTACGGCTTCAACTCCAACGGCCGGTACGGGCAGGGACCGCTGATGCGCGACCGCTTCATCCCGCGCTTGATGGAGGCCGACCCGGCGACCCTGGTCGACGAGGCGAACGACAACCTCGACCCGTTCGCGATCTGGGACACCATGATGCGCAACGAGAAGCCGGGCGGGCACGGCGAGCGCTCGGTGGCCGTCGGCACCATCGACATGGCCGTGTGGGACGCCGTCGCCAAGATCGCCGGCGTCCCGCTGTGGCGGCTGCTGGCGGACCGGTACCGCGGCGGCCGGGCGGACGATCGCGTCTGGGTCTACGCGGCGGGCGGGTACTACTACCCCGGCAAGGACCACACGCAGCTGAAGGCCGAGATGCAGGGCTACCTCGACCGCGGCTACGACGTCGTGAAGATGAAGATCGGCGCGGTGCCGCTGGCCGACGACATCGCCCGTATCGAGGCGGTGCTGGAGGTGGTCGGTGACGGCCGGCGCCTCGCGGTCGACGCCAACGGCCGGTTCGACCTTCCCACCGCGCTCGCCTACGCCGAGGCGCTCGAGCCCTACGGTCTCTTCTGGTACGAGGAGGCCGGAGACCCGCTCGACTACGACCTGCAGGCCAAGCTCGCCGGGGTCTACAGCGGCCCGCTGGCGACCGGCGAGAACCTCTTCAGCCACCAGGATGCGCGCAACCTCCTGCTCTACGGCGGCATGCGGCCGGACCGCGACGTCCTCCAGTTCGACTGCGCGCTCTCCTACGGCCTCGTCGAGTACCTGCGGACGCTGGCGGTGATGGAGGACCTGGGCTGGTCGCCCCGCCGCGTGGTGCCGCACGGCGGACACCAGATGTCGCTCAACATCGCCGCCGGCCTGGGGCTGGGCGGCAACGAGAGCTACCCGGACGTCTTCCAGCCCTTCGGCGGCTTTGCGGACGGGATCGCCGTGGAGGGCAGCCAGGTCGGCCTGCCGCAGATCCCCGGCGTCGGCTTCGAGGCCAAGTCGAAGCTGATCGCCGTGATGCGCGAGCTGGCCTGA
- a CDS encoding tartrate dehydrogenase produces the protein MRDNRLKIAVIAGDGIGKEVVPEGLRVLEAAAKRYDIDLQFDTFDFASCDYYAKHGRMMPEDWKDQIGSHDAIFFGAVGWPAAVPDHVSLWGSLIHFRREFDQYVNLRPARLMPGVTSPLAGRGPGDIDMWIVRENTEGEYSSVGGRMFPGTEREIVMQETVMSRVGIDRVLRYAFELAQTRPRRKLTSATKSNGISITMPYWDERVEEMAKQYPDVTWDKFHIDILTAHFVLNPDRFDVVVASNLFGDILSDLGPACTGTIGIAPSGNINPEKAYPSLFEPVHGSAPDIAGQGIANPVGQIWAGAMMLEHLGHADAAAGIVTAIERVLAEPGLRTRDLGGAAGTQACGKAIADALA, from the coding sequence ATGCGTGACAATCGGCTGAAGATCGCCGTCATCGCCGGAGACGGCATCGGCAAGGAGGTCGTCCCGGAGGGCCTGCGCGTGCTGGAGGCGGCGGCCAAGCGCTACGACATCGACCTTCAGTTCGACACGTTCGACTTCGCCTCCTGCGACTACTACGCCAAGCACGGACGGATGATGCCGGAGGACTGGAAGGACCAGATCGGCAGCCACGACGCGATCTTCTTCGGCGCCGTCGGCTGGCCCGCGGCCGTGCCTGACCACGTCTCGCTGTGGGGCTCGCTGATCCATTTCCGCCGCGAGTTCGACCAGTACGTCAACCTGCGCCCGGCGCGGCTGATGCCGGGGGTCACCTCGCCGCTCGCCGGCCGCGGTCCCGGCGACATCGACATGTGGATCGTGCGCGAGAACACCGAGGGCGAATACTCATCGGTCGGCGGCAGGATGTTTCCGGGCACCGAGCGTGAAATCGTCATGCAGGAGACGGTGATGAGCCGCGTCGGCATCGACCGCGTGCTGCGCTACGCGTTCGAGCTGGCGCAGACCCGGCCGCGGCGCAAGCTCACCTCCGCCACCAAGTCCAACGGCATCTCGATCACGATGCCTTATTGGGACGAGCGCGTCGAAGAGATGGCGAAGCAGTACCCGGACGTCACCTGGGACAAATTCCATATCGACATCCTGACCGCGCACTTCGTCCTCAACCCGGACCGGTTCGACGTGGTGGTCGCCTCCAACCTCTTCGGCGACATCCTGTCCGACCTCGGCCCGGCCTGCACCGGGACCATCGGCATCGCCCCCTCCGGCAACATCAACCCGGAAAAGGCCTATCCGTCGCTGTTCGAGCCCGTGCACGGCTCGGCGCCGGATATCGCCGGCCAGGGCATCGCCAACCCGGTCGGCCAGATCTGGGCGGGGGCGATGATGCTGGAGCACCTCGGGCACGCTGACGCGGCGGCCGGGATCGTCACCGCGATCGAGCGGGTGCTGGCCGAACCGGGGCTGCGCACGCGCGACCTCGGCGGCGCGGCGGGCACGCAAGCCTGCGGCAAGGCCATCGCCGACGCTCTCGCCTGA
- a CDS encoding GntR family transcriptional regulator, with the protein MADDGARGAGAPLYRQVEALLRAQIEAGKHPVGTALPPEQDLAAALRVSRATVRNAIRTLAEDGLVKPTPGVGTLVVRTRTPARRSTLLGLTEDPRLTGVPTRARTLHAELAAPSPAVRDKLALRHDERALHLVRLRDVAGAPFTVIRSYVPEWVGLTPKDDFSGAIYDLIERSRKLHITHGEDTVAARAATPGEAEALEIAPGTPVLTIRRTSFVEPDRPVEYAEAAIRSDLYEYNVTLTRTAR; encoded by the coding sequence ATGGCCGACGACGGGGCGCGGGGCGCCGGAGCACCGCTCTACCGGCAGGTCGAGGCGTTGCTGCGCGCGCAGATCGAGGCCGGCAAGCATCCCGTCGGCACCGCGCTGCCGCCCGAGCAGGATCTAGCCGCCGCACTGCGCGTCAGCCGCGCCACCGTGCGCAACGCCATCCGCACCCTGGCCGAAGACGGCCTCGTCAAGCCGACGCCCGGTGTCGGCACCCTGGTGGTGCGCACGCGGACCCCGGCACGGCGATCGACCCTCCTCGGCCTCACCGAAGATCCGCGCCTCACCGGCGTCCCCACCCGTGCGCGCACGCTGCATGCCGAACTTGCCGCCCCCTCCCCCGCCGTGCGCGACAAGCTGGCGCTGCGCCACGACGAGCGCGCGCTGCACCTCGTCCGCCTGCGCGACGTCGCAGGGGCGCCGTTCACCGTCATCCGCTCGTACGTGCCCGAATGGGTCGGCCTGACGCCGAAGGACGACTTTTCCGGCGCGATCTACGACCTCATCGAGCGTTCGCGGAAACTGCACATCACCCACGGCGAGGACACCGTCGCCGCCCGCGCCGCCACGCCGGGCGAGGCCGAGGCGCTGGAGATCGCCCCCGGCACGCCCGTCCTCACCATCCGCCGCACCTCCTTCGTCGAGCCCGACCGGCCGGTCGAGTATGCCGAGGCGGCGATCCGCAGCGACCTCTACGAATACAACGTCACCCTGACGAGGACCGCCCGATGA